Proteins from one Desulfobacterales bacterium genomic window:
- a CDS encoding DUF2914 domain-containing protein, with protein sequence MNNRTGILLLILFCLVFQPTGQTLPLVFQTLPVAAASPPLTLVDAVVCESVKDLSPQYPAVVFSIVAGKVSCFSFFDPVPKKTAIYHNWYYRNNLTTKIKLTLKPPSWSTFSTIQLRESDIGPWRVEITDQKGKVIKVLRFSVTE encoded by the coding sequence ATGAATAACCGAACCGGTATTTTATTACTGATTCTGTTCTGTCTGGTATTTCAACCGACAGGGCAGACGCTCCCGCTGGTCTTCCAGACTTTGCCTGTTGCTGCCGCGTCCCCTCCATTGACCCTGGTGGATGCTGTCGTTTGTGAAAGTGTCAAAGACCTTTCACCTCAGTACCCTGCAGTTGTATTTTCAATTGTTGCCGGGAAGGTATCCTGCTTTTCTTTTTTTGATCCGGTACCCAAGAAAACCGCTATTTACCATAACTGGTATTATCGTAATAATCTCACGACCAAAATCAAATTGACACTAAAGCCCCCCAGCTGGTCAACCTTCAGCACCATTCAGCTGCGGGAATCCGATATCGGCCCCTGGCGTGTTGAAATAACCGACCAAAAGGGCAAGGTGATTAAAGTGTTGCGGTTCAGTGTAACGGAATAA
- a CDS encoding diadenylate cyclase, translating into MDPLSFIGTIRWQDVVDITVNSYIIFRLYILLRGTNAFRILIGFAFLWFFQTTAEALGLIITSWAIQGITAVAAIIIIVVFRNEIRSVLQVKNLKSILWGFSHKTTPTPIEAIVDSAFELARKRMGALLVFPGQKDINELVQNGLPWKGLISKEMILSIFWHDNPVHDGAVIINGDRIQEVGAILPLTHRTDIPSHYGTRHRAAIGLSEISDALIILVSEEKGAVLVAKDSRMATITRREKLESILLEHVGATSPAGQHPQKEKLKLSIAALLSLLLVTGIWYSFSRGLETLISLETPIDYMNRDPEMEILDTSINTVNLNISGSGPLIKSIRPDQVMVRVDLKNAAIGNNTFTITKENISLPPGVYLKSVKPATVEVVLDTPIRKRLPVQVDWTGKLSPELILVQAALDPPYVEMIGRNKILRDITTIYTKKVFLDTITKSGSLTVNLALSPASLKLAPGSKDKVTVSYVVEKRSQ; encoded by the coding sequence ATGGACCCACTTTCATTTATCGGAACTATACGCTGGCAAGATGTTGTAGATATAACGGTTAACAGCTACATCATTTTCCGCCTTTACATTCTGCTGCGGGGCACCAACGCGTTTCGAATCCTCATCGGCTTTGCATTTCTCTGGTTTTTCCAAACGACAGCGGAAGCTTTGGGCCTGATCATTACCAGCTGGGCCATCCAGGGTATCACAGCGGTTGCCGCCATTATCATCATCGTCGTTTTTAGAAATGAAATCCGCAGTGTGCTTCAGGTAAAAAATTTAAAATCGATTCTATGGGGCTTCTCTCATAAAACCACGCCCACCCCCATTGAAGCCATAGTCGACAGCGCTTTTGAACTGGCACGAAAAAGAATGGGCGCCCTGCTGGTATTTCCCGGCCAGAAAGACATCAATGAGCTGGTCCAAAACGGCTTGCCTTGGAAAGGGCTGATTTCCAAAGAGATGATCCTGAGTATTTTCTGGCATGACAATCCGGTGCATGACGGGGCAGTCATCATAAATGGAGATCGGATCCAGGAGGTCGGCGCCATCCTGCCGCTGACGCATCGCACGGACATTCCCTCCCATTACGGGACCCGCCATCGCGCAGCGATTGGACTTTCCGAAATTTCGGATGCTCTGATTATTCTGGTGTCAGAAGAAAAGGGGGCTGTGCTGGTAGCCAAAGATTCGCGCATGGCAACCATTACCCGCAGGGAAAAACTTGAAAGCATTTTGCTCGAACATGTCGGCGCCACGTCGCCAGCCGGCCAGCATCCTCAAAAAGAAAAACTGAAGCTATCGATTGCGGCCCTGCTGTCCCTGCTGTTGGTGACGGGCATCTGGTACAGCTTTTCCAGGGGTCTGGAAACACTCATCAGTCTGGAAACCCCCATCGATTACATGAACCGGGATCCGGAAATGGAAATACTGGATACGTCCATCAATACGGTCAATCTGAACATAAGCGGTTCCGGGCCGCTGATTAAATCTATTCGCCCTGACCAGGTAATGGTTCGAGTTGATTTGAAAAACGCCGCTATCGGAAACAATACCTTCACCATCACCAAGGAAAACATTTCTCTGCCTCCCGGCGTTTATTTAAAAAGCGTGAAACCGGCAACCGTAGAAGTGGTTTTGGATACACCCATTCGGAAACGACTGCCCGTTCAAGTCGACTGGACCGGCAAATTGTCACCGGAGTTGATTCTGGTTCAGGCGGCTCTCGATCCCCCATATGTTGAAATGATCGGCAGGAATAAGATACTGAGAGACATTACAACTATTTATACGAAAAAAGTTTTTTTGGATACGATTACAAAGTCCGGCAGCCTGACCGTTAACCTGGCATTGTCGCCGGCTTCCTTAAAACTTGCACCCGGTTCGAAAGACAAAGTAACGGTTTCGTATGTTGTGGAGAAGCGGTCGCAATAA
- a CDS encoding SDR family NAD(P)-dependent oxidoreductase, producing MEKLVAVVTGGTRGIGLGIAESLLKRGACVAITYRTDEKSAQKARQQLDGFIKSPQQVLFLKGDGGDPEIVAQQTQRVNEALGPVNVLVNNAGIMPQKSFDTLSFKEWDETIRVNLSSAFYWSSQVIPGMKRAGYGRIVNISSLAARGGGVVGPHYAASKAGLLGLTRYGARELGPFGVTVNAIAPAFIEDAGIFADWSREQKAALKEKVVVARIGQVNDVVRAFEYLLDSDFVTGVTLDVCGGAFMI from the coding sequence ATGGAAAAATTAGTTGCGGTCGTTACCGGGGGAACCCGGGGAATTGGACTTGGCATTGCCGAATCCCTGCTCAAACGCGGCGCTTGTGTGGCCATCACTTATCGGACCGATGAAAAATCGGCCCAAAAGGCCCGGCAACAGCTGGACGGTTTTATAAAATCACCACAGCAGGTATTGTTCCTCAAAGGGGATGGGGGTGATCCGGAGATTGTTGCGCAGCAGACCCAGCGGGTAAATGAGGCTTTGGGGCCGGTGAATGTGCTGGTCAACAATGCCGGCATCATGCCGCAAAAATCATTCGATACCCTCTCCTTTAAGGAGTGGGACGAAACCATCCGGGTCAATTTAAGCAGCGCATTTTACTGGTCTTCACAAGTCATTCCCGGCATGAAGAGGGCAGGATATGGCCGTATCGTGAATATCTCTTCTTTGGCGGCCCGGGGCGGCGGTGTGGTGGGGCCGCACTATGCCGCGTCCAAGGCGGGCCTGCTGGGCCTTACCCGATATGGCGCCCGGGAGCTGGGCCCCTTTGGGGTCACGGTCAACGCCATCGCTCCGGCCTTTATTGAAGACGCCGGTATTTTTGCGGACTGGTCTCGGGAGCAAAAGGCGGCCTTAAAGGAAAAGGTCGTGGTCGCGCGCATCGGACAGGTTAACGATGTTGTCCGGGCGTTCGAATACCTGCTGGATTCTGATTTTGTTACCGGGGTTACGCTGGATGTTTGCGGCGGGGCGTTTATGATATAG
- a CDS encoding tartrate dehydrogenase, whose protein sequence is MKVFKIASIPGDGIGKEVVPAGQQVLDTAAEVHGGYRFDYDRLDWSCEYYLKNGCMMPGNGIDVLREYDAIFLGAVGFPGVPDHVSLWGLLLPIRRELQQYINLRPVKLLPGVKTPLAGRTSEDIDFLVVRENNEGEYSNMGGRLYQGTAQEVVVQNTVFTRYGVERVIRYAFKLARKAGKKRVTSATKSNGINFSMPFWDEIFEKISKEYPDLASDRFHIDALSARFVTNPKHFGVVVGSNLFGDILTDLGAAIAGSIGIAPSANLNPEGNYPSLFEPVHGSAPDIAGKGIANPMGQIWSGAMMLDHLGFPESGERVMQAMEAVLKEGTLTPDLGGKASTAEVAAAVCEKIRKLL, encoded by the coding sequence ATGAAAGTTTTTAAGATTGCATCGATTCCGGGAGACGGCATCGGCAAGGAAGTGGTTCCGGCGGGTCAGCAGGTTCTGGATACGGCTGCCGAAGTCCATGGCGGCTATCGTTTTGACTATGATCGCTTGGACTGGAGCTGCGAGTATTATCTGAAAAACGGTTGCATGATGCCCGGTAACGGGATCGATGTCCTGCGGGAATATGACGCCATCTTTCTGGGGGCGGTGGGATTTCCGGGCGTACCCGATCATGTTTCTCTCTGGGGGCTGCTCCTGCCGATTCGCCGTGAGTTGCAGCAGTATATCAATCTTCGTCCGGTGAAACTGCTGCCGGGGGTCAAAACGCCCCTGGCGGGCAGAACTTCCGAAGACATCGATTTTCTGGTGGTGCGCGAAAATAACGAGGGTGAATACTCCAACATGGGTGGACGGCTCTACCAGGGCACCGCCCAGGAGGTGGTGGTCCAAAACACCGTGTTCACGCGTTATGGCGTGGAAAGGGTTATCCGTTACGCTTTTAAGCTGGCGCGCAAGGCCGGTAAAAAGCGGGTGACTTCGGCCACCAAATCAAACGGGATCAACTTCAGCATGCCGTTTTGGGACGAAATTTTTGAAAAGATATCCAAGGAATACCCGGACCTGGCGAGCGATAGATTTCATATTGACGCCCTCTCCGCCCGGTTTGTAACCAACCCGAAGCATTTCGGGGTGGTGGTGGGCAGCAACCTGTTCGGGGACATACTGACCGATCTGGGAGCGGCCATCGCCGGCAGCATCGGTATTGCGCCATCCGCCAATTTAAATCCGGAAGGAAATTATCCCTCTCTGTTTGAGCCGGTTCACGGTTCCGCCCCTGACATCGCCGGTAAAGGGATTGCCAACCCCATGGGACAGATCTGGTCGGGGGCCATGATGCTCGATCATCTCGGTTTTCCCGAGTCCGGGGAACGGGTGATGCAGGCCATGGAAGCTGTCTTAAAGGAAGGAACGTTGACACCGGACCTGGGTGGAAAAGCTTCCACGGCAGAAGTTGCCGCGGCAGTCTGTGAAAAAATTCGCAAGCTTTTATAA
- a CDS encoding isochorismatase family protein has protein sequence MNAYAELLNKDDSLLLLVDFQKSMLANCVGADRVRNNAFVLIDIARILSIPIILTEQNPRKLGTFLPELAAKVPNPAVFSKNQFGCLENEIIQQAIAETGRKSIILAGIEAHICIFQTGVGGVRLGYRVHVVADAVSASSQMNLEIGLERLKRAGAVITSMEMAIFELLKLADTDEFRNVLPHIKKIVK, from the coding sequence TTGAATGCATATGCCGAATTATTGAATAAGGACGATAGTCTGCTGCTGCTGGTGGACTTTCAAAAATCGATGCTGGCGAACTGTGTGGGGGCCGACCGGGTTCGAAATAATGCTTTTGTGTTAATTGATATCGCCCGGATTCTAAGCATTCCGATCATACTGACCGAGCAGAATCCCCGGAAGCTGGGAACTTTTTTGCCCGAGCTGGCGGCAAAAGTGCCAAATCCGGCCGTGTTCAGTAAGAATCAGTTCGGCTGTCTTGAAAATGAAATCATTCAGCAGGCCATTGCGGAAACCGGACGGAAGTCCATTATTTTAGCCGGTATTGAGGCCCATATCTGTATTTTCCAAACCGGCGTCGGGGGTGTTCGGCTGGGATACCGTGTCCATGTCGTGGCTGATGCCGTATCGGCATCAAGTCAGATGAATCTTGAAATCGGTCTGGAAAGGCTCAAGCGTGCGGGCGCCGTGATTACGTCCATGGAAATGGCGATATTCGAACTGCTCAAGTTAGCGGATACCGATGAATTCCGGAACGTCCTGCCGCATATCAAAAAGATAGTCAAATAA
- a CDS encoding NAD-binding protein: MFRSSDFPAQFPLKHMSKDLELVMAASAETGATVPIAQAATRLYREALKQNLGEMDFAAVKLVLERPAGFKKC, encoded by the coding sequence ATGTTCAGAAGCTCAGATTTTCCGGCGCAGTTTCCGCTCAAGCACATGAGCAAAGACCTGGAGTTGGTGATGGCGGCATCGGCCGAAACCGGCGCAACTGTTCCAATCGCCCAGGCAGCAACTCGATTATACCGTGAGGCTTTGAAACAGAATCTAGGAGAAATGGATTTTGCCGCTGTAAAACTGGTGCTGGAAAGGCCGGCAGGATTTAAGAAATGTTAA
- a CDS encoding NAD(P)-binding domain-containing protein: MMKPKVGFLGMGIMGQPMALNIRKAGYELMVYNRTVNRNAAATRAGAALAESPKQVAQWADVIFFILRPACSEAQIFRRSFRSST; the protein is encoded by the coding sequence ATGATGAAACCCAAAGTTGGATTTCTCGGCATGGGAATTATGGGGCAACCGATGGCCCTCAATATCCGGAAGGCAGGATACGAACTGATGGTGTATAACCGCACCGTGAACAGAAATGCAGCAGCGACGCGGGCAGGGGCTGCACTTGCCGAAAGCCCGAAGCAGGTGGCGCAGTGGGCGGATGTGATCTTTTTCATTTTAAGGCCGGCATGTTCAGAAGCTCAGATTTTCCGGCGCAGTTTCCGCTCAAGCACATGA